In a single window of the Delftia tsuruhatensis genome:
- a CDS encoding CaiB/BaiF CoA transferase family protein, whose translation MNDTSPAAPATRPLDGVRILDFTRVLAGPLATALLADLGAEVVKIEPPQGDDYRAIGPLKNGESALFTVMNRNKRSLVLDLRHAEAVALVREMAAQADVVVENFRPGVAERLGIGPAQLCALNPRLVYVSVSGFGQTGPLAHRPAYDIIVQAMSGIMEATGEPEGPPTLVGEAVSDVVAGLFASWATLAALLQARATGRGQQVDVAMFDTTLSFLATSMSRYLFTGRPARRVGNRHPLSAPFGVYRARDGHFALAVLNRKLFEATAQAMDLPHLAGDPRFATDESRSAHEPALRQAIEAWAGLRDVADVVSALDAAGVPAAPLWNIAQALESPQIRARGLLREVDDPRLPGLRLPTQPVHFGGAAPNRAERAPALGEHTEALLSQWLGRGAEAIAALRASGALGHPTPSPTASSTH comes from the coding sequence ATGAACGACACCTCCCCTGCCGCCCCCGCCACACGACCGCTGGACGGCGTGCGCATCCTCGACTTCACGCGCGTGCTCGCCGGCCCGCTGGCCACGGCACTGCTGGCAGACCTGGGCGCCGAGGTCGTCAAGATCGAGCCGCCCCAGGGCGACGACTACCGCGCCATCGGTCCCCTGAAGAACGGCGAGAGCGCGCTGTTCACCGTCATGAATCGCAACAAGCGAAGCCTGGTGCTGGACCTGCGGCATGCCGAGGCCGTGGCCCTGGTCCGCGAGATGGCGGCGCAGGCCGACGTGGTGGTGGAGAACTTCCGCCCCGGCGTGGCCGAGCGCCTGGGCATAGGGCCCGCGCAGCTGTGCGCGCTCAACCCGCGCCTGGTCTACGTCAGCGTCTCGGGCTTCGGGCAGACCGGCCCGCTGGCCCACCGCCCGGCCTACGACATCATCGTCCAGGCCATGAGCGGAATCATGGAAGCCACGGGCGAGCCCGAAGGCCCGCCCACCCTGGTGGGCGAGGCCGTCAGCGACGTGGTCGCCGGGCTGTTCGCCTCCTGGGCCACGCTGGCCGCGCTGCTGCAGGCGCGCGCCACGGGCCGGGGCCAGCAGGTGGACGTGGCCATGTTCGACACCACGCTGAGCTTTCTGGCGACCTCCATGTCGCGCTACCTGTTCACGGGCCGTCCGGCGCGCCGCGTGGGCAACCGCCATCCGCTGTCCGCGCCCTTCGGCGTGTACCGCGCGCGGGACGGGCATTTCGCGCTGGCCGTGCTCAACAGGAAGCTGTTCGAGGCCACCGCCCAGGCCATGGACCTGCCCCACCTGGCCGGCGACCCGCGCTTCGCCACGGATGAAAGCCGCTCGGCCCACGAGCCCGCGCTGCGCCAGGCCATCGAGGCCTGGGCCGGCCTGCGCGACGTGGCCGACGTGGTGTCCGCGCTCGACGCGGCCGGCGTGCCCGCAGCGCCCCTGTGGAACATCGCCCAGGCCCTGGAATCACCGCAGATCCGGGCGCGCGGCCTGCTGCGCGAGGTCGACGACCCGCGCCTGCCCGGCCTGCGCCTGCCCACCCAGCCCGTGCACTTCGGAGGCGCCGCGCCCAACCGCGCCGAGCGCGCGCCGGCCCTGGGCGAGCACACCGAGGCCCTGCTGTCCCAATGGCTGGGCCGTGGCGCCGAAGCCATCGCCGCGCTGCGCGCCTCGGGCGCGCTGGGCCACCCCACCCCTTCCCCCACCGCTTCCTCCACTCACTGA
- a CDS encoding LysR substrate-binding domain-containing protein, translated as MIHISLRQLEYFLAAARYGGAARAAEALHVSQPSISKAVADLEALWGEALFVRRHARGMDLTAAGSVRQREAQALIECAQRLQGPRTAAMAGLLRLGYLSTLGPRWVPAIVAQMRKSHPQVEIALVEGDTESLTRGLERGELDVALQYDLGLARPRLALAPVADLAPYALLPWGHALAHKATVRLAELARSPLVLIGLPHSREYFLSLFRDAGAAPEVAFETESLEMARSLVANGLGVGLLTTRPVVDRAHDGKRLACRRLSGSVARQSVVMVFPRSMASPLVQPLLPVVRSLFARAA; from the coding sequence ATGATCCATATCAGCCTGAGGCAACTGGAGTACTTTCTTGCGGCGGCCCGGTATGGCGGCGCGGCGCGCGCGGCGGAGGCCCTGCATGTGTCGCAGCCCTCGATCTCCAAGGCCGTCGCCGACCTGGAGGCACTGTGGGGCGAGGCCTTGTTCGTGCGCCGCCATGCGCGGGGGATGGACCTGACGGCCGCGGGCAGCGTGCGCCAGCGCGAGGCGCAGGCGCTCATCGAGTGCGCGCAGCGGCTGCAGGGCCCGCGCACGGCGGCCATGGCGGGCCTGCTGCGCCTGGGCTATCTGAGCACGCTGGGGCCGCGCTGGGTGCCGGCCATCGTGGCGCAGATGCGCAAGAGCCATCCGCAGGTGGAGATCGCGCTGGTCGAGGGCGATACCGAGAGCCTGACGCGCGGGCTGGAACGTGGCGAGCTCGATGTGGCGCTGCAATACGACCTGGGGCTGGCCCGGCCGCGCCTGGCGCTGGCCCCTGTGGCGGATCTGGCGCCCTATGCGCTGTTGCCCTGGGGCCATGCGCTGGCGCACAAGGCCACGGTGCGGCTGGCGGAGCTGGCCCGCTCGCCGCTGGTGCTGATCGGCCTGCCCCACAGCCGCGAGTATTTCCTGTCCCTGTTCCGCGACGCGGGTGCCGCGCCCGAGGTCGCCTTCGAGACCGAATCGCTGGAGATGGCGCGCTCCCTGGTGGCCAACGGCCTGGGCGTGGGGCTGCTGACCACCCGGCCCGTGGTGGACCGGGCGCACGACGGCAAGCGCCTGGCCTGCCGGCGCCTGAGCGGTTCCGTGGCGCGGCAGTCGGTGGTGATGGTTTTCCCCAGGAGCATGGCTTCCCCTCTGGTCCAGCCGCTGCTGCCCGTGGTCCGCTCCCTGTTCGCCCGCGCGGCCTGA
- a CDS encoding phytanoyl-CoA dioxygenase family protein — translation MAVVEQMPVSEADIAAFERDGVIVIRQAFTDWMEPLREGVRRLMADPSPMERSVVPADGSAPFFQDLCNWQRIPEFSDFVLHSPAGALAARLMRSRTARFFHDHVLVKQPGGSTVTPWHQDQPYYCVEGRQSVSFWTPLDPVARSVVMECVRGSHRWGQDFRPMRFDGTRLYENDNYAALPDIDAAREQFDIAGWDMEPGDVIAFNFRTVHGAPGNRSPVARRVFSARWVGDDAVYADRGGKGSPPIKGLTMRHGDPFDDPMFPVVWRDGAQAA, via the coding sequence ATGGCAGTTGTAGAGCAGATGCCGGTTTCCGAGGCTGACATTGCGGCATTCGAGCGTGACGGAGTCATCGTGATCCGCCAGGCATTCACGGACTGGATGGAGCCGCTGCGCGAGGGCGTGCGCCGGCTGATGGCCGATCCCAGCCCCATGGAGCGATCGGTGGTGCCGGCCGATGGCTCCGCTCCGTTCTTCCAGGACCTGTGCAACTGGCAGCGCATTCCCGAGTTCAGCGACTTCGTGCTGCATTCCCCTGCCGGTGCGCTCGCCGCGCGGTTGATGCGCTCGCGCACGGCGCGCTTTTTCCATGACCATGTGCTGGTCAAGCAGCCCGGCGGCAGCACGGTCACGCCCTGGCACCAGGACCAGCCCTATTACTGCGTGGAAGGCCGCCAGAGCGTGAGCTTCTGGACGCCGCTGGACCCGGTGGCGCGCTCGGTGGTGATGGAGTGCGTGCGCGGCTCGCACCGCTGGGGCCAGGACTTCCGGCCCATGCGCTTCGATGGCACGCGCCTGTACGAGAACGACAACTATGCCGCGCTGCCCGACATCGACGCGGCACGCGAGCAGTTCGACATCGCGGGCTGGGACATGGAGCCCGGCGACGTGATCGCCTTCAACTTCCGCACCGTGCATGGCGCGCCCGGCAACCGCTCGCCCGTGGCGCGCCGCGTGTTCTCGGCACGCTGGGTGGGCGACGACGCCGTCTATGCCGACCGTGGCGGCAAGGGCTCGCCACCGATCAAGGGCCTGACCATGCGGCATGGCGACCCTTTCGACGATCCGATGTTCCCGGTGGTCTGGCGCGATGGCGCGCAGGCGGCCTAG